Within Anopheles ziemanni chromosome 2, idAnoZiCoDA_A2_x.2, whole genome shotgun sequence, the genomic segment AACCCCCGCCGGTCCATCCAGGTTGGGGGCAATCGCTGTAAACTGACGACGGGTTCCCACCGGGAACCGTGTAATCCCTTTCCCAGGCGTGCTGACCTCCGCAatgtcgacgacgacgacgacgacgagtacACACATTTCCCGAGCCGATGACCGCCGACAATGGGATTTGCATCGATCAACCGAAGGACAAGCGATtcgtgtttttattcgaaactTTATTGGACGGGGAAACACTCGGTATGTGTCCAGTACGAAACCGACTACGACGACGGAGGCAACGTCCCTGGAGGTGCATAATTTCTCCCACGGTATGCGGGGGTGAATGTCCGTCCGAGCTGGAGCTGCCGGGCTCGGAAGACAGGAAGACAGGGCAGGGACGTTTGTTGCTACATGCAGTCTACAAATACTGCCTACGATAGGAATCGTGGCCGTCGGATGTAAGCTCTCGTGTTCCGATGCTTGGCAGCATCGAAAACTATCGGTATGAGCGGCAGTAAATCGTCCGATAGACAAATGCTGCGACATCATCCATCGATGTGCGCTGTGGTGAATGGACTCTCGTTACATCGACATTCTGTTCCGACACGATAAGCCTCCTCGACACCAGAAGAGTCTGGGATTGGCTTACCGATCGAATACGCTTTCCAAGCGGTGTGGGTTAAGGTGCTCAAATTTTATAGCCGTTCGTAAAATGGACCAGGGAATGAGATAAATTAATAATGTGCTGTGTATATACCTGGCCGTTTCCATCAGGAGAGGTGAGGGTTATAAAAATTAAGAGACTGAGATGATCGTCTCGTTTGGGACCAGTCCaaacggtttcttcttttttccacccagccCCTGAAGTAGGGAGATTCTTAATTCGGGTATTAGCATGGAATTTTATCGATTTCATGGCCAGCTACATGATAAAATTATTGTGAACATTAATTGCTGTACGGTGCGGAGTTTACTATCGAAAAGCGATAACATGAGACGATCGAGTGAGCGGCGATCGTAAAACGAGGCACAATTAATTTGCAAATTGCATGTATCAAATGTGAACTAAAGCTCAATTCTCAGAACAGGTTTGACCATCGAGATAAAGATTGTAAGAAATATTAAACTTAGCAGGCGTCCGttactattttatttcatatgaCCGTTAGATGACAACGACCACACTCGGACCTCAAAACGCTACAGGAAGAGTGGGTTGTAGAATAAAGAAACTGGCTGGTACGAGTAGGCGAGGAAAAACTGCACAACATAACCGCCGACCACGGATAACCGAACATGTTTCTAATCCCCAACACCCTACACTGGGTTTGGGGCATCAGCATATGCCGGTGGGAAAGGAAGGCACGGGACACCCACATGCAACTAGGACCCCCGTAACACAACCCCCGTGCGGCGATCACAATACCACAAACCCTGCGGTCTGCTCCCACAGCCCGCTCGTCCGCTAACGACGAGAGAAATGATCCCGTCTGACGCGCTGCCACAGGAGACGACCATCGTCGTGGCGAATATATGTATGCAGTTCAATGGACGAGGCTCATGTTGTGCAGATAAGAACACGAGATCCGGGGACGGGGCAGCGCGTGGGATGATGGGGGAGCAGCACGGTAGTAAACCACGGAAAATACCTGTTCTGTCCTGTAGCATGGTTTTAGTGCAGAGGCACTCCAATGCGTTGGAGGGTTCGTATCACCACCATCCACTCGGTGATGCTTGTGAACTATGATGCCAGGATGGGACAGGTCATTATCCGTTTTTTCCCCGCAATGAAATGTGACGGGTTTTTCTAAGCGGAGCCTTAGAGTCTCTTTCGTCTGATAATGGGAATGGATTGAAAAAGGATCGTTGTATTTATGCTATAATCAATACAGCGCAGGAAATCgaagaaacatttatttttattctaacagATTACAGCTAATCCGAAATCAATTTGTATAGGTGAGCCTTTGGTCTAGCTTTTGTTCTGTCGAGTCAAAACTTCGGGGAAGAATCAAcaattcaatttgaaaaaGTTCCATAATGCAACAGCTCATAAGTTGAGAGAATCcgcaaatatttttatatttcgtgCTTGTTAGGAATAATAATTAAACGTTTCTTAAAAACTTGGGATGTTCATCTTCCTTACTCTTGAGATGTCCGAAAGCCCTGAGAAATAAGGTTGTACTTTACAGTAAAATACCATTAATATGAATACAAATTCGGTTCCAACATTATGCAAACATCCTTCAAAGATTAGAAGTTTTCTCCAGCAGTAAAGTGATATATTTCGACCAAGTTGTGCTCTTCCTAACAATCTTACGATTACTTGAAATGTgtgttgaaatgtttattATCAATTACTTGATATAATAAATGTACTATTCATCAATTATGTGAGCTATCGCTTCCGCGCAGGAAGGATGCATTACATTGTTTTGATTAGAATTAATACTCGTTGAATAACGTACCACCCGTTCGATCGGTTCGGTATTAAATCATCCATCATTTATGTATTTGgtgtttccttttattttacctcGAACTTAGATTCGAATGGAATAAAAGCGGTTTCTTTCGGGTACGAGCCTTCGTTCCGGAATTGCACACTGATTACGACGATCTGCGTGTATTcgtcaccaccatcatctCGTCATCTCTTCGCTATCaccgcaaaaaaaagaaaggacgCTCCGTGCAACCGCGACTGCACCGAACTGCACTCAATGAACCGTGCACTCTGTCCTTCCGGCGTTTTGGCCTTTCTGTTTCTCGCTCACGCCTTCGAGGCCACCTTCCAAAACGCATCTGTGTGTTCTGTCCCACCGCGTTGCAACTTCACTCTTCGTTTCAAACGGTTTAATTCTGCCTTTGGCGTCGCGATCGCGCCATCCATTGTCTCTGTTCCTCCAAAATGCATTCGGAATTAGCTAACGGTGGAAGTATGGAGGACGACGATCCGCAATGGTGCAAGGGTATGGGATCACGGTGGTGATGGTAGCGGTGGATGCATTTTCAAATACGCGCGCGATTCGCGGGAGTTCATTAAACTCATTCCGGTcgcgtctttttttttctacgttCTGTTCCGCCACGGGGAGAACAAAGCGACAAGCAGTAAAGTGAGCGAACTTTCGCGCGAAGATGCCTGACCAGCGTGGTGTGATAGTATAAATGgtgcaaacaacattaaaacgaCCGATTTGGTTCCACTTACGGGAACTTTGCGTGACACGGCCTACTGGGGGAGTAATTTCTTAACACCgaaagaaatttttatttgaaacgaCTTTAGGCTCTGGTTTGTCCAAAATTTATTGCATCTATATTTTagcattttattgattttatccTGCAAACATTGTAAATAACTTTTTGCTGCTTTGGAAAATATAAGGATTTTTCTCATGTACACCGTCCCCTCCGGTTTTACGCTTCGTAACGCAATAATTGTTCCCAAACGTATGACCCTTTTCGGTGGCagaggagagagaaaaaaagcatacGGCTTGGCGTAATTGcaatttataattattttctctCGAACCGAGCACCGAGGGGTGCAGCAGAATACAACACCACAAGTTCTGCGTATGTTATGCGAAAATGGTGCACCATGATGGACACTGTATTCCGCAACGGTCGCTATTTAacgacaaacaaaataacgtgCGTGATCAACAGCTATAATCATTATGTCTTGAGCCGCCGTGTTTGACACAAATGTAAgttgataaaataaacataataataCTGTCTGCATACGTTtaattgttaaattaaattagtaACAGGCTTAAAAGTATGTTAAAAATGGAAAGCTATGCTGTTAAAGTAATTCCTCACATGTGTTTAGCTGCGATGGTACATTCCATTTGCAATTTCTTAAAAGGAATGGAAGGTGCGATATAAGCCATTCCATTACGTCTTACAAGGTTAATTTTCGTCACACGGGGTTGATTCCAAGTGTTACAGACAGCGTCAAAAAGGTTGGTTGCTGGTGCAGCTACAAGCCAGTAGTTTATGCAAATCCATGCATTTTCCAGCTTTGAGCAAAGGATTTAGTTCAGCCCTTGTTGGACATTACTTAACGCACGGTCGTAATATTTGCAAACCCACAGCTTCACAGTGGAGACGTGTATTTAATGCAAAGTAGATTACTATCTATGCTCCGGAAGATTCAATTGGAAAATGTGATCCGGTCGTTTAGATATGTTCCCCTTAGATCGTGTACATGGTACAAGCAGCTTTGGTGCCGTCTTACGGATAGTAACGGTAGGTTTTACCGTTCAACCGAACACGTACCTTTCTCTTTTCGGTCGTGGGGGTAAAACGATGGATCTGGATTAAGCGTCTGCCAAGATTAATCCCGTTGGATGAGGGATACGAATGCTTAATTAACGTTCCCAGCGGATCATGTTATACGGTGGCACCCACTGTGTGACCCTCAGGTTGCTTTACATCGGTACGATGGTTTAAGGAAGAGTCGAACAGTGCGACAATCAGCCATCTtaacgatttattttatttatgcgcAGACCCCTTTCCAGCAGCTGCCATTTTACTAGATGGTAACGTTAGCGTGTAaaagtgaaaggaaaattcgTTTGCAATGCATTCTGCAACTAGGTcatccgttttttttaaatccatacATATTTTTTGCAATCGATTGCAACGGAGTTTGTTGTTGTGCTAGCCTTGGTCATGTCCATGCATGGTGAAAAATAAAGTGTAGTGTTAGGAGAAAGTAGATTTATTGTGACAAATTATCCTAAATGGACACCACTGCCGAAAAGAAATATAATCGTACCAACTATTCGGTCCACCGGTGGCAGCACGAAGGGTTCGTACACACGTAGTACAGTCtcatttcttcttctgctcgtCGCGTTTGGGCCTGGAAGAAAACGGCCTCTCGGTGGGAGCACTTCGGACACGCATGTTCTTCTGTGCGTGGTAATGTAGGATCCGATATAACATCCGGTACAATGTGTGTCAACTCGCTGTGATCGGAAAGCGAATCGGAGACATTAGTAAAACCGGCCTATTGCTGGCAACTACCTAACGTTACTCACTCAATTTCGTGCATAATTTTGTTCACGTAGATGCAGTTCGAATCAGCTTCCTGCTTGTAGTCACAATTGCGACATGCATAGAgcagaattttgttttctttatcctCCTTGGGGTACAGCATGTTGTTGCTAGAATGGCAAATGGAATGATTTGTTAAGTGCGAGCGGAAGCAGTAAAACACAGCAGCAATCTTACCATTCCTGACAGAACCGGATTCCCACAAAACCTGGGCCATCGTCGTGAGCCGCGTCATAAGCCATTATTAATTATATTCacaactaaaaacgtaaaaccgGGTAAATTTATCAATGCGTcgtataaacaacaacaattttGTTAAATGCCGCGAAATGACAGTTGTCAACCTTCCGACTTTCCGACAAACGTCGGAGACATCTTGAAATATTTACCAAATTAAACCTGCCGAGATAAAATTATACCAGCCAGGAAAAACCAGTATATCCAAAACGACTAACATAAATCTTAATAATCATTAGCCATGATTTCTAAAACAGCTGCACGTTTCTTTATTCTTTAAATTTGGTTGAATGTACAAAAGTAATCCCGATGAAATATTTGCTAAGTGAGAAAGTGAAATATTTCTAAAGTGAGAAAGAGAAATATTTCACtcatgtttatatttttctcgaACTATCTAGATCTCAcgaggttttgttttgatttgtttagaaGTCGAAATCGGAATTCATTTGCGGAAAAGTAGTTGATATTGCACGTTGAAAATGGACAGTGGTAACGATCCAAATCAGCCACGGCAACCCCGTAATCTGCAGGTATGTAGGCGGATAAAGTGCTACTGAAACAGTTCATTTTTTCACGAAAGTTCTTCATCAAGGGTCTGCTTAAATTCGCGATGGAAGCCACAAAGGATGAAGATGCACCACAAGAATCGCATTTCGCTCAAATGGACGAGGAAAGGCGACGATTCCTGGAGGAAGCTTTGAAATCACTCACCGTCGATGTGGTGCGAGAGTTGGAAAAGGCCATGAAAGTGCTGCTAGATCCGGAGTCGGATGATGAAGCCAAGGCCGAGTCAATCGAGATTGTAATCGACTACGTGCAGGACATCGATACTGCGAACGATTTCTTCAAAGTGGGAGGATTTGTTATTGTTAAACCGGGCCTCGAATCATCGAGTGCGGCAGTGCGGGCTGGCACTCTTCGGTTGGTAGGAGAACTGGCACAAAACAATCCATTCTGCCAGCAGCATTTGCTGGAGCTAAATATTCTGCCAAAGTTAACCGAGCTGCTCACCGATGAACCGGCTGTGGCACAACAGGCCATGCACGCGGTATCCTGTATGGTTCGACACTATGAACCGTGCCTGGCTGCCTTCATTGACATCGGAGGATTGGAGTGCATTTTGGGGTGCATACAAACAGACAACGAGAAGTTGCGCATAAAATCGTCATTCTTGATGTCGAACCTGTGCACGGAGTTCGAACCGGTGCGGGATGAGTTCATCAAGCTGAACGCCGTCGAGCGAGTGATGGCCGCGGTGAAACCGTCGAAGGAGTACGATGCAAAGTTAGAAACGGCATTGTCGACATTACGTGTTCTAACGGAGAGTAAAGAAGGTATTCGAAGGTGTCGAGATGGAAGCATGAAGCAGAAACTGCAAACTATAGTTAAACTGAACGCTGGAAAAGAAGAATGTCAGGTTGGTAGAATCATCTACGGAATCGAGTGTGTACATTATTaacttcctttttctttcaacaGGAACAATTGGAGTATGCCCAGACGTTACTGAAACGGTGTTTCTCTGAGGAAAATGATGGAACTGATCGCTAACAACAGTGACTTACAAACTAAGTTGTTTTATTCGAATGTTTTGCTCAGAAATCATAGCTGTTCCGGAATAACAAAAAGCGTTTGTTGCACATGATCACGTCATTAACAATAAATAACAAGTGAATTGATTTACGTACACTTTacatttgttccattttcccgATACGACCGAAATCCATTACCTTTAGCCTACATTTTACTCGAGCTACCCGGAAAATATCGTAAGGTGTCTTGTAATTTACTCCTTGGGACGAAATATGGAGCATTTCTGCGTGAGACGCGCAATATATAGTCTATGGAACGAGcagcaagaagaaaaacattacgtTTCACGAATACTGCGAAATTGCTGTTCGCAACCATTGAAATCTTCCGAAGCAGCACGTATTTGGGTTTTTGCGTCTGGGgcgtgtttttgttgtttgcggCTATACTACGTTCCACACCGTCGCTGACGATATTTACCCACATTTCCCATTTATTCCGCATTCGACCAAACGTTTCGTTTACGTTTTTACACGAAAAACATTGATCGCTTTAGCATTGTCCCCGTTCAGTCACGGGGGCGGTGGGTGTCCGTCGGGCATGCGATGCGATTTGGTTTACTGATCTGTTTACTTAATCTTTGAACCCGCAAACGAGAACGATGGATCATCTGATTTCGTTCCATATTTTGCGCTCGTGTCACGTGTGAAAAAGGCGGCAAGACGGCAGACACcagagaagaaggaaaaacaaaatcccaaaAGGTGGTGTGTCTTTGTACCGCGTTGGAAGGGGGTATTGGCCAGCCGGCTGACATGTGAAGGTACCCCAGTAGTGTAGAAAACGTTCTTTTGGAATCCGTTGCTTCCGGTCGCCATTAACCGGACGCTTTCCACTTCGACGACGGAAAGTTCAAGGTTCTTCTTTATTGAAACGAGAAACGGCAAGCCCACAACAGGTCTTATCGTACgcaaaaaagtgtaaaataaaaatcggttCAAGTTCAAGAGCTCCCATTGTTGTGGATGGACAGCTGGTTCAAGGTTCACATCCGTTTTATGGGTCCGTTGTACAgggtaccaggcgcctccatagGAAAATGTGACTCTCAGTTGAAaaaggatttatttattttaaacataatgaaataaaactgttgaatctaaatgaataaattacgCGTATGAATTTTtgctgaaataaaattaatatgtCATCATAACAATTGCGGCGCGTTTGAATTCTCAGAAATGCTTATTACGATGCGAGATCAGAAcgtttttccaaccttttttgttttattttcttccgaaTGACTAgacaataaaatgtaaattcgaCGGTGCAAATCAATGTAATATTTTCCgttgaaatattgaaataagGAAACTACaatgtaaaaatgtgttttgtagaATAGAATACAACGTACAAAAGAAGGCCAGAATAACAACAATGGAGTTCAAACCATCCCACATGGCGTGGGGTGACAATGCGACATGTCGGTTCAGGGATAGACATGCTGACTCTTCGGTTACCAGCGTTTCCTTTATGGGAGGAAAATACGCCAAATTGGCAGAGATGCGATGTACAAACACATCGGTAATATTTTAAACGAGACGCAGGTgaaccaaagttgtttggtgtgCGTGAATTTGCATTTGCTTCTGCATCTCCTCTATTTACCTTGTGGCCATTTACTTTTCCCTTGCCTCGCCCGTCTGTACCACCATCGTTACCATCTTAAGAAGACTCGATCAGGGCACGCAGACACGCTTCCCCACGACGATCCCGCCGCTTGGTTCTGCCGGTGgcgttgttttagttttatgtttttcgcgAAACAACCCCACTAGCGATCT encodes:
- the LOC131281365 gene encoding hsp70-binding protein 1 — its product is MDSGNDPNQPRQPRNLQGLLKFAMEATKDEDAPQESHFAQMDEERRRFLEEALKSLTVDVVRELEKAMKVLLDPESDDEAKAESIEIVIDYVQDIDTANDFFKVGGFVIVKPGLESSSAAVRAGTLRLVGELAQNNPFCQQHLLELNILPKLTELLTDEPAVAQQAMHAVSCMVRHYEPCLAAFIDIGGLECILGCIQTDNEKLRIKSSFLMSNLCTEFEPVRDEFIKLNAVERVMAAVKPSKEYDAKLETALSTLRVLTESKEGIRRCRDGSMKQKLQTIVKLNAGKEECQEQLEYAQTLLKRCFSEENDGTDR
- the LOC131281375 gene encoding DNA-directed RNA polymerase II subunit RPB9 is translated as MAYDAAHDDGPGFVGIRFCQECNNMLYPKEDKENKILLYACRNCDYKQEADSNCIYVNKIMHEIDELTHIVPDVISDPTLPRTEEHACPKCSHREAVFFQAQTRRAEEEMRLYYVCTNPSCCHRWTE